AAATTGGCCAACACGACCGCCACCTTGGCACCACTATCATTGAATTGGTGCTTCATCTCAGAAGGTGTGTAGAGCGGATTGGTGTTAACCACGGTCATACCCGCTTTCAATGCACCAAACATCACAACCGGATATTGCAAGAGATTAGGCATCTGGATCGCAACCTTATCTCCCTTTTTGAGTCCGGCCACCTTGGTCAAATACGCTGCGAAATCATCGGAAAGCTTGTCGAGCTCCTGAAAAGTGATGCCTTTACCTAAGTTCTCAAATGCAGGTTTAGACGCGAACTTTTTAAAGGAGTCCGTTAGCAACGCAGCTAGCGATGGAAATTCGTCTGGATTGATCTCGTGGGGAACTCCATCCGGGTAGTTCTCTAACCAGGGCCGTTTACTCATTGGGTTAATTCTGAAAAGGTTAAATAATCTTTAAATATATACTGTGAAACTGAGGATATGCAAAAAATGCATGCCAAAGGATTCAATTTACCTAAGCATTTAAAATATTGCTCAACTCGAGACTACAAATCAACCACAGTAATCGGTCAATGGTATAACAAATCCCCGGGTATTTAGTTATACGACCTTCATACGGGATTACCCAATGCCAATAAAATTCCTAGTTGGGACGATAATGCTCCTGCCATACCGTAAAAGAAGGTCTTTCTCTTCCGCCTTCATCAATGAGTCCGGTATCTCGCCAAATCTGTCCCAGGTCTTTTACCTCTTCACGGAAGTCAACCACAGTGCATCATAGTCCCGGTGTGCCCACCAGATGATAAATTCATATTCCAGCGCGTTGGCATTCTCAATCAAAGTCTCCAAATAATCCCTCTGACCATTTTCGTCTCCGTCAATCGAAACGTTCAAATTAGGGACAGACAAATTTTCCGCTAAATGCGCTGTTTCAACAAAAGCAATTGGTGCAGTAACATTTGTGTGTAAAAAATCAAAAGCGGACTGGAATTCCCTTTTCGTATTAAACCCTCTAAAAAACGGATAGAAACTAATGGCTACAAAATCCATTTGATTCATGTAGCCCAGCATTTCTTCTACGTATGCCTCGTGATCCGGAGCATCTGATTGAATGAGGTTATGAAGCGAAATCGATTCTGAGACTTTTAAATCAGGATATGCCTGCTTAATCCTGTCAGTCACCTCCTCCATCAAACGCTGATAGGCATTCCATTTCTCAGGGGACCTGAGCCTAAATTCATTCACTTCAATGGCAATGACCAGATAATCGGGTTCAAATGCTTCGACCAGATAATTGACATGCTTGAAATAGGCTTCATTGATATACGCATTGTCAAGATCATCATATGCGGGTATGGTGCCATCAAAGTCCGAAGCTAGTTCATCTCTATTGGAGTTAAGTAAGCTTATGCTGAGAAGAAAATCTTTACCAGCAATTTTTCGGGAGACTTTACCATTGATTTCATTAGTGAATGCCGCAGGCAGCTCCTGACTGTTGATCCATGCACTCCAGGGTATGTTGTTGTCAATGTGCTCCGCGTAGATATTGGCATTACTTTCAATAAAAGCATAGGTATCATCGACATCTTGCAGATTCGGACCGAAACTCCAGGAAGTGAACCCCATCTTTAATTGACCCAGATTAACTGAGGGTTCATCCTCATGATCACAACTGACCAGAGAAACCAGTAAGAAGAGCACACAATAGCCTTTCAAGTAAACCCATTTATTTCCTAGCATAATGATGTGAATTATTCCCGACTTATTAAAAATAAAAGAAGCTCGGAGAATACCCTACCGGATAAAGGATCAAGCTTAATCCCTGTGGAGAAAATGAGAGTTACTTTGATCCTCTGGTATTGTGTTATGTGGCTAATTGGTTTTCCTACCCAGGTAAAGTAGAAAATTTACTGCTCTGGTGAGCAATCTTAGGAATATATCGGAAAACAAGGATTCATCAAGTTGTTTTGAAAACAGGATGGATTAAAAAATGAAAAGGGCCTTCTCACCCCTAAGAAGACCCAATTCAAACAACATTAACCCAAAAATGATGGCTGTAGGAGAAGGATTTGAACCTCCACGGAGCGGTTAGTTTCGAAATCATGAATTATGATTTTTTGAAAATTATCCCTTATCTCCACCCTCGGTTAAAAGGGCATGTCTGCCGTTTTCATCAACCTACAGTGTTTAGCGTGGCACTACTTGCTGCGCTTTGTTGATACAAACTTAAATACATTGTCATTTTCTTTAAAAATTTTTTAATAAATTTGACAAAAGTTTTCAATCTGATTAATTTAGCAATACCAAAATTATATATCTCATAAATTGACTTCCTCAGATGAGTAAAAATTATGAAATTGACAATGTAGATCTAAAAATCCTGAATATTCTTATGCAGGACGCCAAGATCCCCTACACCGAAGTAGCGAAAAAAGTGTTCGTTTCCGGAGGAACAGTACACGTGAGGATGAAAAAACTAGAGGAAATGGGAGTCGTCGATGGGACGACCCTCAAAATGGATTATTCTAAACTAGGATATGACGTTACCTGCTTTATGGGCATTTACCTCCAGAAAAGCTCCTTATATGATAAGGTGGTCCTGGAATTGAAGGAGATTCCTGAGATTGTTAAAATCCATTACACAACGGGTAATTACAACATCTTTTTAAAGATCCATTGCCGGGATACACGCCACTTGAAGGACGTTCTTCACGATAAAATTCAAAAAATAGAAGGCATTGAAAGAACCGAAACTTTCATCTCTTTAGAAGAAAGCCTGAACAGACATCTAAGTTTTTAAACGTTTTTTCCCGCCGTTCGAAACCTTTTCAGGCCTTTTAAGCTTCCTTTTTTGAGTAATTCTGAATAAGCTTCGTTCTTATTTAGAATTATTCCAAATAAGCATTTACTTTGCAGTAGTAATTAGGCCTGAAGAGATTTTCGTATGAGCAATGATGATCAAATATTAGAGGAATTCACCTCAAAAGAATATGAACACGGATGGTCCGTTGATTTTGAAGCCGACGAGGCACCTCTCGGACTCAATGAGGACATCATCAGATTTATCTCAGCCAAAAAAGACGAGCCGCAGTGGTTGCTCGACTGGCGATTGAGTGCCTACCGTAAGTGGGTAGACATGAAAGAGCCGAAATGGCCCAATGTCCATTACCCGGAAATTGATTTCCAGGCAATCAAATATTATTCTGCCCCGAAGCAGGACAAGAAACCCAGCAGCCTTGATGAGGTTGATCCGGAATTGCTCAAAACCTTTGAGCGTCTTGGCATTTCATTGCAAGAGCAAAAACGGCTGACGGGAGTTGCTGTAGACGCTGTGATTGATTCGGTATCTGTCGCCACCACCTTCAAAGACAAGTTGTCGGAGCTGGGCATTGTTTTTTGCTCATTTAGTGAAGCCGTTCAGGAACACCCCGAATTGGTGAAAAAATATTTGGGATCTGTCGTTCCTGTTAGTGACAATTACTATGCAGCACTAAATTCAGCTGTCTTTTCAGATGGTTCGTTCTGCTACATCCCTAAGGGCGTAAGATGCCCAATGGAGCTTTCCACCTATTTCCGGATCAATGCAGCCAATACAGGCCAATTTGAGCGCACATTGATCGTTGCCGAAGATGATTCTTATGTGAGCTACCTGGAAGGTTGTACCGCTCCTCAAAGAGATGAAAATCAGCTCCACGCAGCAGTCGTAGAGATCTATGCTGCAAAAAACGCGGAAGTAAAATATTCAACGGTACAAAACTGGTACCCTGGAGACAAGCACGGCAACGGAGGTATTTACAACTTCGTAACTAAACGAGGCCTGTGTGCGGGTGATCATGCCAAAATCTCCTGGACCCAGGTAGAAACAGGTTCTGCGGTGACCTGGAAATATCCTTCTTGCATATTGAAAGGTGATCATTCTGTCGGAGAATTCTATTCTGTTGCGGTGACCAATAATTACCAACAGGCGGACACAGGCACCAAAATGATCCATATCGGGAAAAACACCCGATCCAGAATTGTCTCTAAAGGTATTTCAGCAGGAAAATCGCAGAACAGTTACCGTGGCCAGGTGCACATCATGAAGCGGGCCGAAAATGCACGAAACTTCTCACAATGCGACTCTTTGTTAATGGGGGACCAATGTGGTGCGCATACATTCCCTTATATCGACGCAGAAAACAAAACTGCACAAATCGAGCATGAGGCGACTACCTCCAAAATCGGAGAGGATCAAATATTCTACTGTTTACAACGAGGCCTGGACGAAGAATCTGCCGTTGCGCTGATCGTCAATGGTTTTGCCAAAGAGGTGATGAACAAACTTCCGATGGAGTTTGCGGTAGAAGCACAAAAATTACTAGCGCTGACGCTTGAAGGAAGTGTTGGGTAAGCCATTCAATCATTGATAAAAATATTTGACCGATATATAACATGTTAAAGATCTCAAATCTTCACGCTTCGATCGAAGACAAAGACATTCTTCGAGGCATCAACCTGGAAGTAAAAGCGGGTGAAGTCCATGCCATCATGGGCCCCAATGGTTCAGGAAAAAGTACCCTGGCTTCTGTACTGGCCGGCCGGGAGGACTATGAAGTGACCGAAGGAAGTATCGAATATTTCGGAAACGATATTATTGAGCTTGCTCCAGAAGAAAGAGCTCGCGAAGGCATATTCCTTGCCTTTCAGTATCCGGTAGAAATTCCAGGTGTAAGCACCACTAACTTCTTAAAAACTGCCATCAATCAGGTACGTGAGCATCGTGGCGAGAAAGCGCTGGATGCAGTTTCCTTTCTTAAATTGATGAAAGAGAAAATGAAGTTGGTTGAGATCTCTCAATCACTGTTGAGCAGATCATTGAATGAAGGATTCTCCGGCGGAGAAAAGAAAAGAAATGAGATCTTCCAGATGGCCATGTTGGAGCCAAAACTGGCGGTACTGGATGAAACTGACTCGGGATTGGACATTGATGCCTTGCGGATTGTTGCCAATGGTGTCAACTCTCTGAAGTCTGAGGAGAATGCCACCATTGTAGTCACTCACTATCAGCGTTTGTTGGACTACATCGTACCAGATTTTGTACACGTTTTGTACAAAGGAAGAATCGTAAAGTCTGGTGACAAATCCCTTGCTCTCGAATTGGAAGAGAAAGGATACGACTGGATCAAAGAAGAAGTAGAAGGTCAACTCGTTTAAGATGGATAATTCTTTGACAGCCATCTCCGCTTTGGAAGCAGGTTTTGACACGCTCATCATTTCAAAAAAAGACGGTGCGGTAAAAGATGTCAGGACCCAATCCTTTGAGACGTTTAAATCTTTGGGATTTCCTGGTAAGAAAACCGAAGCATATAAGTATTCTCCTGTTGATAAATTCATCGAGAAGAACATCGATTATCTCCAGGTCAATGACGCCTTTGGTTTGAGCAAGGAAGAAGTACAACAACACTTCTACGACCTGCCGGGTACACATCTGGTATTTGCCAATGGTACCTTCAGCAGCGAGCTTTCATTGATCAAAAGTGAGGATGTTACAATCAACACGATCGACGAAGACAATCCTTCTGAGATGCTGGAGACCCTTACCGGGGAACATGATGCCTTTGCTGCGCTGAATGCTGCTTTTTTTTCGACAGGGCTTCAGATCCTGGCAAACAACAAGAAAATAAGACCACAAGTTTTCATCTACTATGTATTTGATCTGAGGAATGGACAAATCTGTTCTTTCCCTCGTCTGAATATCGAAGTGGCTGAATTGTGCGAAATTGATCTGGTGGAGAAACTCGTATTCGTAGGTGAAGGAACCCTCTTTCACAACGTGACCACTGAGATCAAAATCGGTAAGAACGCAACTTTGAATCTGACCAAAAATCAGGTTTATGCCGATAATCACATCGTTGTAGACGGGATCTATGCCCATCAGCGACGTGACAGCAAAATCTATTTCAATACCTTCTCTTTTTCAGGCGCGATGGTTCGCAACAACTTGAACATTGCTCAAAATGACGAGCACTGTGAGAGTTATATGAATGGATTGTACTTATTGGATGGAAATTCGCACGTAGACAATAACACGGCCATTGACCATAAGCAACCTCACTCCTACAGCAATGAGTTGTACAAAGGAGTAGTTGATGATAAATCGAGAGGTGTATTCAACGGTAAGATTTACGTACGACCTGGTGCACAGCAAACCAATGCTTTCCAGGCCAACAATAATATCAGTCTTTCCGATGCCGCCATTGTCAATACCAAGCCTCAATTAGAGATCTGGGCAGATGACGTGAAGTGCTCACACGGCTGTACTATTGGCCAACTGGACGAAGAGGCTATCTTCTATCTGAGAGCTCGAGGTTTGAGTGAAATCTCCGCGAAGGCCATGATGTTGGTCGCATTCGCTGAAGACACACTTAATCATGTT
This DNA window, taken from Cytophagales bacterium, encodes the following:
- a CDS encoding Lrp/AsnC ligand binding domain-containing protein codes for the protein MSKNYEIDNVDLKILNILMQDAKIPYTEVAKKVFVSGGTVHVRMKKLEEMGVVDGTTLKMDYSKLGYDVTCFMGIYLQKSSLYDKVVLELKEIPEIVKIHYTTGNYNIFLKIHCRDTRHLKDVLHDKIQKIEGIERTETFISLEESLNRHLSF
- a CDS encoding glycosyl hydrolase 53 family protein; protein product: MLGNKWVYLKGYCVLFLLVSLVSCDHEDEPSVNLGQLKMGFTSWSFGPNLQDVDDTYAFIESNANIYAEHIDNNIPWSAWINSQELPAAFTNEINGKVSRKIAGKDFLLSISLLNSNRDELASDFDGTIPAYDDLDNAYINEAYFKHVNYLVEAFEPDYLVIAIEVNEFRLRSPEKWNAYQRLMEEVTDRIKQAYPDLKVSESISLHNLIQSDAPDHEAYVEEMLGYMNQMDFVAISFYPFFRGFNTKREFQSAFDFLHTNVTAPIAFVETAHLAENLSVPNLNVSIDGDENGQRDYLETLIENANALEYEFIIWWAHRDYDALWLTSVKR
- the sufD gene encoding Fe-S cluster assembly protein SufD; translation: MDNSLTAISALEAGFDTLIISKKDGAVKDVRTQSFETFKSLGFPGKKTEAYKYSPVDKFIEKNIDYLQVNDAFGLSKEEVQQHFYDLPGTHLVFANGTFSSELSLIKSEDVTINTIDEDNPSEMLETLTGEHDAFAALNAAFFSTGLQILANNKKIRPQVFIYYVFDLRNGQICSFPRLNIEVAELCEIDLVEKLVFVGEGTLFHNVTTEIKIGKNATLNLTKNQVYADNHIVVDGIYAHQRRDSKIYFNTFSFSGAMVRNNLNIAQNDEHCESYMNGLYLLDGNSHVDNNTAIDHKQPHSYSNELYKGVVDDKSRGVFNGKIYVRPGAQQTNAFQANNNISLSDAAIVNTKPQLEIWADDVKCSHGCTIGQLDEEAIFYLRARGLSEISAKAMMLVAFAEDTLNHVPVEQVKEEVATIIENRLGQ
- the sufB gene encoding Fe-S cluster assembly protein SufB; the encoded protein is MSNDDQILEEFTSKEYEHGWSVDFEADEAPLGLNEDIIRFISAKKDEPQWLLDWRLSAYRKWVDMKEPKWPNVHYPEIDFQAIKYYSAPKQDKKPSSLDEVDPELLKTFERLGISLQEQKRLTGVAVDAVIDSVSVATTFKDKLSELGIVFCSFSEAVQEHPELVKKYLGSVVPVSDNYYAALNSAVFSDGSFCYIPKGVRCPMELSTYFRINAANTGQFERTLIVAEDDSYVSYLEGCTAPQRDENQLHAAVVEIYAAKNAEVKYSTVQNWYPGDKHGNGGIYNFVTKRGLCAGDHAKISWTQVETGSAVTWKYPSCILKGDHSVGEFYSVAVTNNYQQADTGTKMIHIGKNTRSRIVSKGISAGKSQNSYRGQVHIMKRAENARNFSQCDSLLMGDQCGAHTFPYIDAENKTAQIEHEATTSKIGEDQIFYCLQRGLDEESAVALIVNGFAKEVMNKLPMEFAVEAQKLLALTLEGSVG
- the sufC gene encoding Fe-S cluster assembly ATPase SufC, giving the protein MLKISNLHASIEDKDILRGINLEVKAGEVHAIMGPNGSGKSTLASVLAGREDYEVTEGSIEYFGNDIIELAPEERAREGIFLAFQYPVEIPGVSTTNFLKTAINQVREHRGEKALDAVSFLKLMKEKMKLVEISQSLLSRSLNEGFSGGEKKRNEIFQMAMLEPKLAVLDETDSGLDIDALRIVANGVNSLKSEENATIVVTHYQRLLDYIVPDFVHVLYKGRIVKSGDKSLALELEEKGYDWIKEEVEGQLV